The following DNA comes from Macaca thibetana thibetana isolate TM-01 chromosome 14, ASM2454274v1, whole genome shotgun sequence.
aacttattttattttatcataccAGTACATTCTATACCTATTCATCCTACCAACTTGGTGTCTACATAGATTAATATATTCTTCCAGGTCATGTGGTCCCCTGTTCACCCATCATAGTTCATCCAGATACTACTCTTCCTGCCTAAATATCAGTAGGGTGACCAACTGACCCAGTTTATCTGAGACTGAGGGAGTTCCTGGAATGTGTGACCATCAGTGCCAAAACCAGGATAGTCCTGAACAAACCAAGATGAGTTAGTTAGGCTAATCTCAGGTCTGCTGTGAAGGCTTTACCAACTTTATTCCCACCCATTCTAAAATGGCCTTCAATGAGTTCTTTTCATCTTTAAGGTTGATACACActcattttcagtttatttaacatatattctaTATTGGGGGATTATTTGCAAGTTTCTTGAGGGTAGGACCCACATATTTTTTAACAGCAGAGTGCTAAGTaagtattagaaaataaagtggatctaagaatttaaaaataatacttacatTGTTTTAAACATTATGCAAGCTTCCTTTTGGTTGAATTAAGTAAAGCAATGAAGCTTAATAGTTATGAATGTGGATTTTATTTCAGGACAGGCTTGGGTTCAAATTTCCACCTTGTCAGTTACTGAttgggcaagttaattaaccccactgagtctcaatttcttaaatctgtaaaatgggaataaaaataataaccactTCCCAGGAATATTGTAggcattaaacaaaataatggctAAGTGTGTAGTATTTTGTGTAGCACATAGCACATAACTCGTTATTATGTGGTATTTGTTAATAAATGATTACAAGTCAATTAATTATATTCTTCCATGCATTGTTTCTTCCAGAGAGTTTATGTCATCCCAAGCAAAAGCAGTTATTAAAACTACTGATGATTATTTGCAGCCTCAGTTTGGCCCCAACAGACTTGTGCATTCAGCAGCAGTACCAGAagggtcaggacttcaagattACTCCACACATCAAACAGCATCAGATCACAGCCATGATGAAATATCAGACCTAGATAGCTACAAATCAAACAGTAAAAAGAATTCTTGTTTTATATCAGCATCCAAGAGAAACAGACCTGTCAGTGCTCCAGTGGGTCAACTGAGGTAATCAAAGCtgttctctgttctttttaaCCTACTGTTGAAGTTCTTTCCTTTGAGCAGAATTTATAATGTTTCAATTGACTATCTCAGACATTAAAATGTAACACATCtctatggttttgtttttgtttttttctttgaaagcacTAGAGTAGAATGTTGTTAATTACACTGTGGGAAATATGAGATATACTTCAACCTGGGTAATCAGAAACTctgaaaagaatatttgaagcaGAATCAGGCTAGGATCATGAAATATCTTTGCTCACAcgaacttatttaaaaataaaaatgctttcttttggtATTTAACCAATAGTTTGAAACAGAATTGAATGACATTATTATAAAACcattttgtaaatatgttttcACGTCAAGATTGTTATCGTAAACTGTTAACACAAGAGTTCAtagacagaagaaaatattggtaAAAACTAATACCAATCAAGCCAAGAAACTAATACCCCactattttcagatatttgaatatgtgaatatgttgtgtttttaacttacgtgacattttaattttaaaatgtttactcttCTTCTGTGGCATTACAAATTAACTTGGTTAGAGAATTATGAAGAAAATTTGACATGTTAGTTTACCACATACTTTTGCTGAGAAAAATCATAAAGATCAAAATTAGTTTTGCCCGAAGATGAATCTTAGAAATCTTCACTTTCACCACTTCCAGACAATTTGAAATAAGAGCAATACAATTAAACTtggaatcaaaattttaaaatcaaaatatttttgaattttaaatcattttttaaaaaattaaagaattttgaTAAACATGAAACTTGTGTAGAATCTTAGCCATTTGCTGTTTCATGATATTGAGACCATATTACTATTTTTTGCTATCAgaacatatcatatatatataatttttagttgcatatgatatatatattttttaaaggactgTTGTGTTTTATAAGTAAAGTgataaaaaatcatttattctgATTTATATGAGCAGTTTTGGCAAACAccgtgtttaaaatttttttgaatatttaaatagtgACAGTGTTATTCTGTAACAACAATCTTATCCTATAAAAAGTTTTGTTAGGTATACTTACATACATAGGAACAATCTTTAGTGCTTATACCTGTTTAAAAAATTCCaggataatatttatttaaaaatttttattaattagcatgcatcaatttttctgtttttctttttcttcagggtTGCAGAgttctcttctttaaaatttcagtcAGCCTGGAATTGGCAGAGATTGTCTCAAAGACACAAACTTCAACCAAGAGTGATTAAAGTAACAGCTTACAAAAATGGATCTAGAACAGTCTTTGCCAAAGTTACTGTACCAACCATCACCTTGGTAACTAGTGTTCCAAAGTTTtctgagctttattttttttcccttattctctttataatataaaaattgagaaaattattgttaatattttctttttaagaatctgaatctgcagattgcttgtATATATGTAGATTTCATaggaatttcactcttttttaaaaaaattcaatatataaaTAGTGTATTTAATTAAACAGATGCAATGGCATTATACCTTGTAGAGTTATTAAAATGACagatcttttaaatattaaaattagtcaATAATTAGATATGCTTCATGCTGTGACTTaccttttatttctatattttcaactGCTAGAAAATAACTGTATTGGTCAAGTTACTAAACTTGGCAAGTGACTCAGTTGGGTTTCTATTTTGATCATTAGAACCTTTCGTTTTGAGGAAAATATATTACTTTCTTTGTCGTAAATCACTTTGACTTACCTCTTGCTTTCTTCTAGCTGCTGGAACAGTGCACAGAAAAGCTGAATCTGAACATGGCCGCAAGACGAGTGTTCTTGGCAGACGGCAAGGAAGCCCTCAAACCTGAAGATATACCCCATGAAGCCGATGTTTATGTTTCAACGGGAGAGCCCTTTTTAAATccactcaaaaaaattaaaggtaaaaaagatttaaaaaataccctACCCCCACACATACTGAATTGGGgtgcaattaaaaaatgattttcatccTGTCTTTTTTGCATGGTTTAACAAAACTAATGTTTACGCATTTACAGCTCAGTAAGAGGATAATGtgcttaatgaaagaaaaatccacTGACAGCCACGTTTATTGCCCTTCATTAGCATTGGTGCTTAATTTAATatagatctgaatagacattagGGAGCCTGCAGGAGGTTAAATggtgaaaatataataaattaaatcaGAGATTATTGAATTTACTGTTTAGTTTCTGTGACACTCAATAGACATAATTCATTAGACTTATTCTCTCAGAAAATAGTTCAAAGTTTCAagtatcatttattcatttacattctTGGTGTTTTTTCAGATAGTATCAACATAATTATGAAAATGTGGCCAATaatgaatatacatttcttaTATACATATGATTCTTCTAATAACACATTTCATAATAAATGTTCCAGCTTGATTATTTTTTaccttaaaatgtataatacaATCCTACACATATTTTCAATTAAGGTTTGCCAAAAAGttcatttctttcaacatttcAGAAATGTGgagattttctaaaattaaaaaaaaaaaaagcattatttttttcttcagtggataagaatacattttaagagagaaataaaagcactACTATCTAAGAATATTCTTCCAAGCATGTTGTACCCAGAGTTTGGTATCAAGTGCTATGTATGGTAATCAGATTTAAATAACATGAGGAATAAGGACTTTGCCATAAAAATTCAGTGTGTCTAACTGCTGTACTTTCCTATGCTTTTTATACTTTCTTAGAAGTAATTTTTTCCTGCAACTTCTATAAAGCTAGTGAATCAAAGGCAAGTCAAGGCAGTAATTGCATAAGTAGAATAAAAGTAATTCTGGAGTTCATTACAGATGAGGTGATGAAAATCTCCCTTCTGTTAATGTTACTGTATAAAGTCATACTAgcatttctcttttatataaacTTTATCTTCAGGAAATAAGCAATTTCTTGAATTCAATAGAAAATTTAAGATAATTTGGTTCTTGTGAAGAAGCTTGTTGCTATAATGCTCATTGAAAATTACCTATCTGATAGTGTAAACtcatatatttttcacattttgcttTAAGTTTAAAATATGGCTGGCTGCCTTAATTTTATATTAGTTGAATCATTTGCTTATATAAAAACATGAGTCTTAGTGGGAAAATACTTTtctgtgactttaaaaaattcagatataTTTGTAATGATTGCTTCATTAAGATCCTTGATTATTGTTATTCATAAGAAATGCTTGCCTTTCATATGAATAATGGTATTGTGGAAGAGACATATAAAACTTATTTACAGCTAAGCTAAGAAGAAAATCTCCTGGACATGTATTCCTAAAATAATAATGTCACACACATGACTGAGCTTGGtggatgatttttaaatgtactaaCTAATTTCctcctactttttgttttctcttttatccttTTCAAAAGCCAAGTCCAGAACAAAAAACTTCTCTGCTTTGTCTGCATATCTTTGGCTGTGTTTCACTGTGACATGCACTGCTGTTCTTTTAGCACCAAAATGTTGGCACACATTCCTGAAAATTTCACACCATCTCTTGCTGGATCAGCAAGCTTAACCCACCAAAATCTGGTGTTGTGCAATGGTTTTTGACTGATAATCAATCTTTATGCTGCTCGACAGTTGTTGCTGGGACACGGAGTAGAGCAGGTGGCAGATGTGCCTtgtcttttgagaaaagaaattgtaGGTGAGCTTGGACACAGACTAGCATATCTCATGTCCATTAAAAAGAGTTAGGATAAGTATAATGGGGAAAAGCCATTCATCCAAGTTAAGCTTATAGATAAGCTTAAACAATGATGTTTGGTTTCTTTTAGAATGTtaagaatataaatgtaaatatatatacatttatatatgaaagGTAATATTTAACTTGATGTGAGTGATATGCAATATATCACTCACATATTCACATACACTTCTTCAAACCACCAAAACCAGCTTGAAGATTACCTTTCTGTCATCTGTTTTATAGATAAATCGATAATTTTCCAACTAGCCACAAATgtaccattaaaataaaaacttgtatgAATAACTTTGAAAGTGGTAGATGCATGATCAGAAGTTGATTAAAGATACATGATCAGAAGTTGGAAAATTGAACATGCTAAAGGTAAATAGGGGAAAACAGTTGGCAGAATTGATTGTTACTGATGTATCTTTCTAAATgagcataaatattttatatacaatggGTAACtggtcattattttaatttacagacttttattcattcaataaacatttattgagagtctaTATGTGCTAGATACTAGGCCAGGTCAGAGAAAGATAAAAGCTGTGGCTCAtagtctgatttcttttttatcattattctttcatctctgatttaaattttgatttaattaaaaaaaacatattttactgagtacctactatgtgtgcCCCAGCATAGGGATAAAAGTCCTGGCCTTTAAGGAACTTAAACTGAGTAGATAAGTTATAAATCCTTCAAACTGAGAACACTATTTTACAACAGAAATCAAATggatcttattttatttctggcATTGGAAGGCCAAACAAGTCCGTATATATTTTGGCCATTATATTTTCATACTTCATTGGTTTTCGTTATTCATTGGAAAAGCAATGTAGATAGAGGAAGTTGCCTAAGAACGATTTCCAGATTTACTAAGACAGAAAAAATCCGACAGAACATCTCtgatattttaactattttactACGCCTTTTGAGCATCACTGTTGACAACCAGTGGCATTGGATCTAATAGAAAGCCAGAGAGCTATTCATCACATACCTTGAAACACAAAGCTTTCATATGGAGGTCAGGCCAAGGTCAAGACTGACATGAAGCATTCCTTGTTGAAATGCAGTATTAGAATGATTCTTACATTTTAAAGTTGAATATTTAATCAGAAATATTAATTGTATAAGGAAAAGATCAGgaacatagaaatattttatataaatactgTTGAAAATGATGCCTTATTAGGTATTATACTTCTGGCATTTgaagtttttacatttattaataattcattGAAATTATGAGTATGCAGTTAATGAATTGCTTGAAAAGGCATATTAAGTTTTCTGATTCATGGCCATGTGGTTTAGGTTTTATTCACAGTTTCCTGAATCTTCTGCTTAATTGTGACACAGCACATGGATCTTGGATCAGATCCATGGAGTTTATGAGTTCAGCTTCTTTATAACTGCTGGAAGCTGTATGTAAGTAATGCAAACATAGCATAATAAATGGTTCGTGCCCTGTGCTTACCTGAATATCTTAAATAAGATGAGGGGAAAACACTGTTTAGACCTAATTCGTTAGGTCCAAGTTCTATTGTATGGAGCTCTgattgtctttaaaattttttggttttatatttctaCTCTCTCCTATATACCCTATTCTATTACTGGGCTTTCAGAATTATCATTTACAGTGATTCATTTCAGTCCTGAGTTTTGTTAACAAGAAGTGAAACTTGGTATTATGAATAAGATTTTAAACCTTTTATATCCTGTATTGTAAAGATGtagtcacagaaaaaaatgcatgaaagGAATTCTTGATACTACACCTAAGATCTAAATTTAAGCCTAGATATTTTCTACTAACTGCCATGTgatctacaaaatgaaataatttgctaTGACAGCTTGTGATTGACAAGAATATGTGTGAGCACATTTAAAATAGGCCATCTTTTCATGTAGAAGTGTCAGTGAAATGATGGATTCTcatcattttaattattgatgatttggaaatatttcaatTCCACGACACACAAGACACATTCTAAATAGCAGCATAACACTTTTTCTCATATCTGCGTCCATAATGAAATGTTCTgtcataatttgtttttcaaaagatgCATTAGTTTAATGAACCTGGATTCATGCATTATATTCTCTTCCATTTTATGTCTACTGaatgtgttgatttttaaattgttatgttAAAAGCACAAGTTTCAATAGGTGACCCACTACTCACATCACATCATACCTTAATATTTCTGCTGCTAGATCTCAAGACGCTATAGTGCTGCCTACACCAATGGCTGCTTTAGTCTTGCCAAAGCAGATACCAGCCTTTGTGGTGTTCTCCTGCAGGGCATTCAGTCAGCTACAGTAGTTAGGACTGACTTTCCCAAATTCCCTTTTATCTTTTGGTTTGAATAGTGTATTTATTAGGTTAGATTGTTTGTACATTTTAACTTCCACTACTCTATATATATTCAAAAGGAGGAAGATGGCattatatggagaaaaaaataaccattttcttCTCAGACAGCATATGATCCTTCTATTTCTGTAAGTGAGGGTAAAactataggaaaaatattttatgtattttctactCCAAAGTTTTAAATCtgtaaataaaagaatagaatatCCTTACTATATAAAATAGGTGTGGATTTCAAGACAATTATGAGATGGACCAATAAAGTGTTCTTAGCCAGTAGGAAAATCTATAGCCTGCATGTGACTGGCAGCATCTCTTTATATTGTCAAATACCAAATCATTGAAAAACACCTAAATTCTTGACATAACCACAAAATGTTGAATTATATTCATTCACAGGGACTGCATTTGTTTACTATACAGATGCTTGCAAACCTATACTGTTCTGTTAACTTGCATGCCTTtacaaaattgaaaatgaaacagTTACCTCTAAAGCAAATCACTTAGTTGTCTGCCTACGCTGCTTGTTACTTTACCTgataattcatttatatattctatagTTATGCTTTCTGAGTGGTTTGCTATTCGAACTTTTCACTTTTGAAGGCTTTAGATATCTTGTTAGGAGATTTGTGAGAAATgcattattgtttattttaaaggacACTAGACTCGAAGTTGGATGATGTTGCAAGATTCTAGTCCCTGTGTCTGGTCTTGGGCAAACTGGTTTGTAGTTCAATGTCCTTATCTGTAATATAGATGAAGTAATACTTTAAATGACTCTTGGATATTTCTAATAAaggtaaattatttgaaaattaagtgTCTATAAACCCCTGGTCTAAACAGAAAACTTAGAATACTGTCTTATAAACATAATTAAGACTTAAAGTTAGTGAGAACTTTATGTCCACTTTTACCTTCCTAGAATAGCTGGCTGggttcaggaaaataaaaataacaaactttGTTTCGACTTTCTTCATCACTGCCAGGAAAGCAAACTACAGTGTGAACCTGGGCCAGTCACTTAATCTCACTAAGcctgagtttcttcatctgtaaattgaggaTAGTAATTTACACctcaaccaggtgtggtggctctcacttgtaatcccagcactttgggaggccgagacaagcaaatcacgaggttaagagatcaactgcatcctggccaacatggggaaaccccatctctactaaaaatacaaaaattagctgggcatggtggcacgcgcctgtggtcccagacactcaggaggctgaggcaagaaaattacttgaacccgggaggcagaggttgcagtgagctgagatcatgccactgcactccagcctggtgacagagcgagactctgtctcaaaaaaacaaaaaacaaaacaaaacaaaagtttacaTCTCGCAAATGTATTATGGGAAGTAAAGAAGAtgatacaaaaacctggcatatgaaaaaaaagttaaagtattACTTGTCATACAAACGCATGTTTTTTAGAAGGTGTTTGTACTTTCTAAAACAtctttgatattaaaaaaaataccgAGGAGCTAATGGGaatttgaaacacacacacacacatttttatacaGATAAGGATTTTTCAACCAATTTTAAAGCAACCTAATAATAATATAGTAACAAATGTGTTGAGAATGTATGAGAGACAGTAAAACATAACCAAATGCCTAGGCTTGAATCTTGGCTTCACCATTCACTAACTATGAGGCCTTGGACACCTTTgtttccctgagcctcagtttcttcatctaaaaaaaaacagagataacagtagtacctacttcatagagttGCTGCGAGGATTTAACGTGATATTATGCATGGAGTACAATGCCTGGCACCCAGAAAGTTCCCATTAAATGTTTCTAGTCTCATCTTTGAGACTCATAATATACACCTAACagaaattagttttctttctaatagAAAATTTTTGTTATGAAATCAAGATAATTTTGTTATACAAAACTATTTCAAATTGAATGTTGCTTGGAACAGGTGAATAGTTGACTAGATATTggaattttaatcaaaatatctacttcttcatttatttgtttttgtggttgttttacAACCACAACTGGTTAAGAGCATTTACCAATGAGCTGGGAAACCTGAGTTTTGTTTCCTTCTCATCTGCAGATTTGGATTATGATATTAAGGGATATTACACAGCAGAGCAAATTGCTGAGGCAAGTTATAACATCTTCCCTGGCgattttgaaaaatagagaagatgGACATATCTCTTGGACTGTTAAAATGCGGTCATTCTTGGAGATAGAAGCTAGGTTAGATAACCTCTTGAGTTCACTTCAGTTCAATCTCTGTAATTCCATGCCTTAGTGATAAAATTGGAGTAATAGTCACTCTTACAGATTATATGTTCTTAGTTGAAAGGTTgagtataaataaaaatgccactgctattttgcttttttctctagAGAGGAATTTATTTAAAACTGGATGATCAAGGAAGTCTTTagcttgcatttttcttttacaatatgtagaaaatatttaaagaattttcaCAAATTCATGATAGAACTCATGATAGAACATGATTTAGTAACAAATGTATTAGTAAATATTTGCCTCAGTATCACATTTAAGAATGAGGTAAAGAAGAGGAGACAACAAAATGCTGATCTTGGGTGTCAATAAGAACTTGTTAGAAGGGAAAAATAAGACttgctaattattttgtaaataaaatttaaattttgaaagtgTTGTTGATAATCATAGGATCATGCTCTATTTATACATTAAACACCAAATCAGTAATAGAAATAAGGAAGTGTCATAGtcttaagagaaaaacaaattattttctcttttatgataAAACATTAGGAATGTTAGCTATTTTTCAATTACTACTAAGTAATGTAAAACTGAAGTAGAGTGTAAAGTATTCTAATATGGTGAAGGTTATTGCAATGGGATAAGAAGAGAATTATTGAGGATGAGTGTTACAATAAGGTAGTTAAAGCATAAAAGTCCTCTATGAGCACAGAATAGAGCCAAGGGGAAATGACTGTATGTTAATTACAAggagaaaatcaaaaggaaatccGTTTATTTACTTTAGGAAGTAATTAAGAAGTTTGAAATGAGGGCCAAAATGATATATTTCTTTACTAAACTCTAGAATACCAGAACTATAGCACATCTCTTTGCAATTTAAATCTGATGATTTTAGAATTACTTGATATGGTTTTAGTAATCACACAGCATGTGCTACTATAGGATATAGGCTAAACATCTATATTCATGGGTTGAGAAAGGTATTAAGAAAAGTTTGTGGGCATAAGATGCCAAATTAATGGGAAATGAAATATGGCTGATATGGATACACAACTTTGAGATTAGCATCCTGGTGGATAAGTTTTATTCTCTTCCAATTACATCTTGGATTCATTTTCAGATAATTGATGGCTGTgtggattattttattattcaagatagcatttcctttctgaaaaatgtttgatttttttccagtagTTAATAATTATATCTTACTTACTTGGGTTTTTGCTTGGTTTGCTACTATCACCAATAGCATGAAATTACAGTGCTGAAGAAAATGATGGAAAAgataatgaaatgaatgaaacaataaaaaaaaattcgcTGTCCTCTTGCTCCCATTTGAACTGGCTGTTTTCTATGATCTCTATGCTGGGATCTGTCTTTACTATCAACCTGAGAattatcattctctctctcctgtgttGGATTTCTTTTCCCTGGTTCCCTAGTTTTCCCGTACCTCATCTATTCTACTGTGTGCATATTCCAGTGGCTTCCCAAAAAAGAGAATATGGATGGTGAATATTTTGAAATcttgggaaatattttttctttcaaacattaAAAGTATTGCTATATTGATTTTTGTTGCTAGTGTTGCTGCTGAGAAGTCTGATATCATACTGATTCATCATCCTTTGTAGGTGACACAAAGGATGAAAACATTTAGGACCATCTCTTTATTGATagtgttcaaattttttttcaagatgtgCTGGATACTCAGGATGTCTTCTCAGTTTGAAAAGTGTcatccttttcttttgagatgttttattGAACTATATATATTTCTGACAATATCCTTTTACTGTagtttttctgttgttattttatgGAGCTCCTACTTTTTTATGTTGGATCTTATGTACTGAACTTCTAATTTTCTTATCTGGGAGATTTGCTTATCTTTACCTCCCAACCCAGTGAATCTTTTGCTTCTCCTTTACCGtctgttttttttggggggggggagtTGGAGGGGGGTTGGAggcattgcttttgttttatttggttttggtcTTTAATGTTACAGACTACAGACTTACTTTAAATATGAGTTACTCCTCcatcaatatttaaaattgaagAACCAAAAAGTTGGTTGAAAAGCTATGAGCATAGGTTTGTGTTATTGACAGATGGGTTTCATTGGAGAATGTTTTGACTAGGATTTTTCATTGGGGTTGGGTTCCTAATTATCAGTGTCTTTTCTCTGGAGTTAATCAATTTCAGCAAATAAAGTCTGCCAATTTGAGCAGTGTACTAGCCAAGTGGAGAAGGGGGTTAAGAGTTTCACTTTCAATATGTAGACTTTCATTTAATTCTCCTCTTTTCAGTAAGAGGTTTAGTCTCTCCAGAGAACAAATCTCGTGTCTTCTCTTCTGATAGCAAAAGTATAGTTGCCTACCTGGTTGATGTGGGAAGGGTTCTGGAGGTTTATCTGTTTTCTGTGTAGTCAATCTGTTTTTAGCCCAACTTTTAGAGGTACCTAATGCCTCAAATTTATAAGCCTTTTTGGGGTTCtgcaatacaaataaaatgtacttttacTAGTTTAAGTTTTGACTTTTCTGGTCTGCTAAATCATTTACCACTTAATTATCTTCCCACCTTTCTGGTtctcttttttggaaaataaatgtta
Coding sequences within:
- the LOC126936356 gene encoding doublecortin domain-containing protein 1-like, encoding MISAFPPKLKMTKIGAEDHREALFQSSLSPLTKTMEVLQQSCPEDTLDGNTVNPIYKYILNDLPREFMSSQAKAVIKTTDDYLQPQFGPNRLVHSAAVPEGSGLQDYSTHQTASDHSHDEISDLDSYKSNSKKNSCFISASKRNRPVSAPVGQLRVAEFSSLKFQSAWNWQRLSQRHKLQPRVIKVTAYKNGSRTVFAKVTVPTITLLLEQCTEKLNLNMAARRVFLADGKEALKPEDIPHEADVYVSTGEPFLNPLKKIKGKKDLKNTLPPHILNWGAIKK